CTCTGCCAGAGGGTCAGGGgaggctctatgtattttgccgccccaagcacggcagtcaggcggctttcggcgtgcctgcgggagatctggctggtaacgcggattcggcggcatgcctgcgggaggtccgccggtcccgcggcttcggcgtacctgccgccaaagccgtgggaccggcagacctctcacaggcatgccgccgaaggctccctgactgctgctctcagagtgaccggcaggccgccccccccccccccagcttgccgccccaagcacttgcttggtgcctggagcctggagccgcccctgcagggGGTGAGTGCAGATGCACCAATGGGATCAGCCTctgcctgcctggccctgggagctgcaggggtagcACAGGGAGGCTCAGTCATTAGCTGCTGCCACCAGAGGGCTCTGGCTATTgctcagggagaggaggaggctggtGTGTGTCTTTCTCTGCTCCTCATATTAGAGCCCTTGAATTGAGCTGCCTGGGTCAGATGCTGCTGCCTCCTCTACCTGAGAGCCCTGAGTGTGAAactgctgctccccagctggggctgtgCCAGGGACAGACCttcattaacccccccccccctctgtgcccagcccaggTGGACACTTTTGCTGGACCTGGAACTAgccccctggggcagccccaggcTTTGCTGACACCAGCTCCTGAGTCAGAGACCTTCAGGtgatggggaaagggctggggccgggcaggacagtgaCTCTGCACAAAGGGCCCCTTTCAGGGTCCAGCTGGTGAGTTTGtaccggagggggaggggctccccaGGTGTCTGCAGGTCCCAGAGCTGTTGCCCCCAGTGACACAGGGAGACTGACTCTCCTGGGAACAAGGGGAGGAGCTGGACGAGTTGCCCTCCTCAGGGGGAATCCCCCACATGgttcctttgattctgctcttttctagcATTTGTCTTAGAGACTCTGTCCCTGGGGGGGTTAAAAGTGTCTCAGGGGTTCAGTGCTGGTGGGAGGGGCCGGGTCTGTGTTGTAATAAAGTGACTGAGGGttttcccagcatggcagagagcAGAGCGTCTGTCTGCAGGGAATCGGGATGTGAAATGGACTCAAGCCCCTTCTGTAACTTTCCCCCATCGCCCCTCTTGCCCTGACAGGCTGAAGACTCACGTCCACGTTTTGCTCCAGatccaggggacagggaagggaaatggctgtgatggagccagctcaggcaggggattttcagggagctgcaggggcagttgCTGTAGAGGGGGAGCGGCAAGAAACACACAGGGTGAGGCAGGGAGGGCACAGGGTGTGGAAAAACCCGCTGGGACACATTCAACTTGGAGCCTGATTTTCTGAACAGGCCCATTAGTGAGGGCGGGAACATCCCCCCCATTTCTGAAACAGGAAAAACCCCCCTGGGCAGATCAGatgcccagtgctggagcctgaacccactggccagaggctgctgtgaaatacgaagggaagcttttgggattcctgtccctgcccctggctcagagctctgcttcctgcatcagcctgtggctggcaggcatgtgggaaatgagaagaccctgccctgctccatctgctgggagtagggtgaccagatgtccccattttatagggacagtcccaatttttgggtctttttcttatataggctcctattacccccccacccctgtcccgatttttcacacttgctgtctggtcatcctagctggGAGGGACAAGGAgttctcaccttctccccaccccctgaagcctcttggctgctctgagcagggtgcgGGTGGGATTCTGCTTTTCTGGGCTTCCTCCCCCCACGAAtagtgggattgtggctggggcagcaggcgcTAAGTGGGGGActcttgttgtttcagatgccggtgaccttcgaggaggtggctgtgtatttcacccaggggcagggggctctgctggacccctctcagagagccctctacagggacgtcatgcagcaGAACTATGAGacggtgacctcgctgggtaagggattcctgAGCCTCAGCTATTAGAAGCCGTGGGGTCTGCGTGTCTGAAGctggtcaggttcttccctgCTCAGTTAGATTAGAGGAGGAGGGTTGCGTAGTCCAGAGCTCCAGGGTGAGATCTCTATACCCCATTCAAGGGAACAGGAGAGTCAGAAACCTAATGGACAGACTAAATCATCCCTCTCTTACCAGCTGTCCAGGGGCCAGAAGCAGGGTATTGTCCTGCCTGTATTATTTCTCCTTCACACACCGTTCGCCTTGCTCCATCCGTGGGGAGGACTCTAGATTCTGCAGTGTGCCCACAAGGGGGGCCGTGATACCGGCGAAAGAATGACACTCGGtgcctgagagtaaaaagcaaggctTTACTGAAGGAAGAACTTACACTCCAAGCTGCGCCGGGAGTCCCTGAGGCGCGCGGAGCGGCTGCGGGGGATTCTGACCGTCCGGGACAGCTGGCCAGGCAGGACTCCACTGAAGGGAGTCTGCTGCAATGCTGTATCCCCCCGTGCTTATCTCAAGGTTACATGGGGTCAACAGCTGGCTACATTCATTTCATTCATAAATCGTACTCATTATATAAGCTAACTTGTTTACAGACAAAAACATGCTGAACTATCACTACACTACATTTTGGCAGGGTCTGTCGAACAAGTTCATTGCATGGCCTTCAACTACACAGCCTGCATCTTCCGCTCGCATTCAGTCACATACTCACTCCGCAACTTAGCTCCTCGCCAAGCTTCCGCAACCTGTCCCCTACATGCAGGCTTGGAAATAGGCAGGAGTTGAACACCCGAGCTGTGTGTGAAAGTAAGTCCCCGAGAGTGCACCTATCCTGAGACCTCCTAGTGAGGGTGTAACAACACCTCCGCGCCCTCAGATCCCTGCTGCTCCCAAGGGGTCTGAGTTACCACAGTCCCATGTcgggtcagtttaaactcagggaATGTTCCTTGCAATGttctctctaattttttccatccacgTGCGGAATATATTTTGTTATGCGCGGATGTGCatcaccagtagaaacaaaaaatctagatataatatatatttttaaaaagttaccatagggataattactccaggcAGGACAGGTTAGATATTTTAGAACTAAcaactcaaagaattaaatttaaatgtaagagagaaataaaaattatgaaatgcatagaccagtcaaaacaataacacactttgaaagaataaaattaaggagaatatatgtgcattgcaggaaataTGAAGgagtaataataaacaacaataacacaagtatgtgttgagaggtgagtgtgaaagattccgtgtatgtgtgtgtgtttgtgtggtgtGTGTAAAGACACACGGACTCGGCATGCATGCGTGTGTCTGGAGACACGGTGTGTGCGTATGCAGGCACACAgactatgtgtgtgtttgtggagacACTGTGCATGTTACACAGGGACACACAGACTCTTTCTGTGTGGAGAcacagtgcgtgtgtgtgtcGAAGCACACCAACTCTGTCTGTGAGTGGGTGTGGAgacactctgtgtgtgtttgtgtgtgtttgtggagacacattatgtgtgtgtgtgtggaagcaCACTGACTCTGCGTATGTGTGTGGAGACTGTGTGCATGGACAcacacagactgtgtgtgtgtatatagagacACGCAGACTCTGGGTGTATGTGTGTAGAGACTGTGTGTGGAGATacacagactctgtgtgtgtggagaCACTATATGTGTATAGACACAAACactgggtgtgtgcatgtgtagacTCACCCAAAGActctgtgtgtcagtgtgtgtgtgtgtgtagagagacACAGACTATGTGTAgagaccgtgtgtgtgtgtagacacaCAGACTGTGTGTGTAGATACACAGCATAGACAcacaaacagtgtgtgtgtgtgtgtagacacaCTCTGcgtgcatgtttgtgtgtgtgtgtgcatgcagacACACAAatgctgtatgtgtgtgtatgcagaCTCACACACCCTGAGTGTGTGTGGGTGCGTGTAGACACACACAGACTctgcatgcgtgtgtgtgcatgcagacACACACTGACTCTGCATGTGTGCACGAGtggagacagtgtgtgtgtgcgtgtagacacacagactgtgggggggggtggaaacacACAGACTGTGGAgacactgtatgtgtgtgtatgcagagacacagagactctgtgtgtgtgtattcgtagagacactgtgtgtgtgtgtgtgtgtgtgtgaagacagACAGAGAGATTGGGTGCTGGGGAAGCAGACTCTGTGTGGGGTTCAGACCTCAGACCCTCTCCTGCTCAGAGTGCTGAGCGAGGCTGTTCAGTCTCCCCTGCTGGGGTACAGGAGCGGGGGGAAGGGgtaccctgacatcagcaccccttttcccctgcccctgctctgcacaaccagcaggagggtcccaggagccACAGGGGCTCAAAGGCAGAGGGCTGCAttgcagggcctgggggaggggagcacctgAATCCACGCTACCTGCTGGATGTGAGCGGCTCTGGAGCCTAATCAACTGCGCGGCACTTCAATCACTCCTGGGTGGCCGCTCCAgcacgcagcttacagggaacatgGGTTCCTTGTGACAAATAATCTACCAAGACTCCCCGCACCCTGACCTTGCCTGATTTCACCCCCTGCGCAGGATTCCCCATTCCCAAACCGGACCTGATCGCccggctggaacgaggggaagagccgtgggtcctGGATCTCCAGAATGCCAAGGAAAGGGAGAGCCTGAGAGGCACCTGTacaggtgaggagtcagggaaACTGACACAGAAACATCTGGCAAGTGAAGGAAAAAGCTGGGACTCCCAAAATGTGCTGTGAGCGAGAGCCCTCAGTTCTGCCCCGTCTCACCCAGGTCAGGGCTGCAGTCAGCacgcaatgttccctctaattttttccatccatgtgcagaataaatGTTGTGTACACCGAGATATGGGCCTatgtgcaccaccagtagaaacaaaaaacctagatataatatgtatattttttaaaagttaccacagggcTAATTagtccagccaggacaggttaggcattttagaactcactactcaaagaattaaatttaagtgtaaaagaaataaaaattatgaaatgcatagaccagtcaacaCACTAAAATAACaatattaaagaataaaattacagagaatatttgtgcactgcaggaagtaccaagaaatAATatcaacaataatacaagtatgtgttgggagctGAGTGTCacacagagactgtgtgtgtgtgtgtgtgtgtgtgtgtgtgtgtgtgtgtgacacagagactgtgtgtgaGACAATgacacagactgtgtgtgtgtgacacagagacagtgtgtgtgctggctgctggggaaagcagtttgctgtctctttaagacactCACTGAAAGCTTTCCTGCTCTGTCCTGAGCCTTGTTGTTTGCcttcccctgctctgcagagatgTGGTAcatgggtaggggagggggggagagagagagagagtcagctGACTGCTGGGGAAATCTCAGAAACAGTGCattgtctctttaagaaaggcactcAGTCACCCACCACCATTCAGACCTCAGGCCGTAGCAGCTCCGAGTCCTCCTGAGCCAGGCTGTCCCTTCTaccctgctctgcagagatggggtacacggggagggggagggggacaccctgacatcagcaccctcccaccccctgctctgcacagccagcaggaggatCCCAGGAGCATCTGCAGGATGGAGCAACCtgtggggaggggcacctgaacacatgTTGCTGTCTGTGCTTGCATTTGAATCTCTCCTTCGTGGCAGCCCAAGcctgcagcttacagggaacacagGCAGGTGTTGTATCATCAAGGCAAATATCAGTCAGAGCTTCCCACCCATCCTGTTAGCTGTCGGGAATTTCCTCCCTGACTTTCCTTCCCTGGGAGTGTTTGGGTGCgatgtggaggcagaatccaatGTCTCCATCTCCCCAACAGTCACTGTGTTGTGTTTTCCCTCTTTGCTATTCCCCTTTCTGTCCTGTCTCCCTGGCACAGACagtgactcctgtctggattctctctctcccagcaggtgataGGACAGTGAGTGAGAACAAGGAGAAAAATCAGCAGCAGGAAGGTCCTGAGAAAGTGAAATCGCAGGAGAGGTTTTTGAGAATtgctgaagggaatttttcccagtgcttggaACAGGGAAATGCCTGGGGAGATCGACACAGATCCGAGATGCAGCTGGGAAACTATCCCATGAAGAAACTGGATGAATCCATTCCATGTGATGGAGGATGCAAGGATCCCAAGGAAGTCACAGATCAGCAGACAAGTCACAATAAAGAGAAACCCTACAAATGTCTTGACTGTGGGATAAGTTTTAGCAAAAGTTCATCCCTTATTCAACATGGGCGAATCCAtacgggagagagaccctataaatgcatAGAGTGTGGGAAAGGTTTTATTGAAAGTTCATCCCTTACTAAACATGAAAGAATCCACAGAGGCGAAAGACCatataaatgccttgagtgtgggaaaagtttcagtatGAAATCAACCCTTAACACACATGAGAAAACCCACACGGGAGAAAAACCtcataaatgcttggactgtgggaaaacgTTTGGTCAGAACTCATACCTTATTgaacataggagaatccacacgggagagagaccatATAAATGCCTttactgtgggaaaacttttAGTCAGCGCTCACACATTATTAAGCATCAGCGAATCCACACGGGTGACAAACCGTATAAATGCCTCAATTGTGGGCAAAGTTTTGTTGACAGAACGAAACTTAATAATCATctgagaatccacacaggagagaaaccctataaatgcttggagtgtgggaaaagcttcattcaGAAGTCACAACTCATTATACATCAGAGAgtgcacacaggagagagaccgtataaatgccttgagtgtgggaaaagttttagtcAGAGCTCAAAGCTTATTacacatcagagaacccacacaggagagagaccttataaatgccttgagtgtgggaaaagttttatggAAAGTTCATCCCTTATTCGACATGggcgaatccacacaggagaaagagcCTATAAATGTCCTGAGTGTGAGAAAAATTTTACGGAAAATCGATCCCTCATTAAACATAGGAGAATACACACGGGAGAAAGACCCTTTacatgccttgagtgtgggaaaggtTTTATTGAAAGTTCATCACTTACTAAACATggaagaatccacacaggagaaagaccctataAATGTCTTgaatgtgggaaaagtttcagtgtGAAATCAGCCCTTAATATACATCAgaaaacccacacaggagagaaaccccataaatgcttggactgtgggaaaactttcagtCAGATCTCATACCTTATTAAACATGGGAgaacccacacgggagagagaccatataaatgcctggactgtgggaaaaccttcagtcAGCGCTCATATCTTATTaaacatgggagaatccacactggagaaagaccctataaatgccttgaCTGTGAGAAAGTTTTCAATGAGCGATCAGCCCTTATAAGACATGAGAGAACTCACATGGAAGAGAAACCccataaatgcttggactgtgggaaaagcttcattcaGACATCACAACTTATTATACACCAGAGAgtgcacacaggagagagaccctttaaatgctgtgagtgtggggaAAGTTTTATTCAGAACTCAAAGCTTATTACACATCAgcaaatccacacaggagagagaccttataaatgccttgagtgtggaAAAGGTTTTAGTCAGAGTTCAACGCTTATTACACATCAgcgaacccacacaggagagaaaccctatggatgccttgagtgtgggaaaggtTTTATTGCAAGTTCAGCTCTTACTAAACATAGGAGAActcacacaggagaaagaccctataaatgccttgagtgtgggaaaagtttcagtgtGAAATCAGCCCTTAACATGCATCAgaaaacccacacaggagagaaactccatatatgcttggactgtgggaaaagttttagtcAGCGCTCATACCTTACTAAACATGGGaaaatccacacgggagagagaccttATAAACACCTTGACTGTGGGGAAAGCTTCAGTAAGAGCTCAGAACTCACCAAACATGAGAGCATCCACAAGGGTGAGAGACCCTAAAAACAGCTTGACTGCAGGAAAAGCTTCAATTTGACTTCACACATCAGTGACCCACACAACAGAGAGACCTTGAATCTGGGGGAAGTTTCATTTTGTGCTCCCGGAGTATCAGGCATTCACAAATCTACATAGGGTAGAAACCTCTGAGATGTCCTCAGTGTGGAAAAGATGCCAAGAGGAACTAACTCCATACTGTACATCAGAGACTTCTCTGCACAGCAGAGAAACAGTGCCCTGATAAAGGGGGACCATAGTGAAAAATCCATTCTCTTGTTCCCACACCCATCAGGGGCATTTGGCTCCCAATTATCCAGCTGCCCATTGCAGGAGTGAAGATAAAGCAGCACCTGAGCATCTGCTGGTCAGTGACCCTCTGGCTCTGCCTGGTCTCAGCAAAccccaggcagaggaggagaagcccccatcagcccctcctcccggctgcagccctggctgctgagctgatgggccacaggtgggggaagggagagagagaaactcctccagccgctccctcTGTCTGGCTGAAgttcccccctcttccttcccctcccagccgggATCCCCCTGCCATGGAGATGAGGAGAAGGACACTTGGGCCAGGCCCCCACCTTCATTCTAGACCCCTGTCCCCATCCTTCATCTTCcaccagcccctgggctgggctcccccactgaccTGGAACTGTTCCTTGCAGGGGGAGTGTCCCTGGGGGCTggtaactcctcccctccccaaatcccccaggGCGATGGGCTTTGGGGGATCAACTGTTAAGGGACCAAGGCGATGGGTTCTGGGGAGGAAACGGGGGATtgaatggctggggctgggggatatCGAATGCTGGGGGTATCGAGTGTTTGGGGACCCTGGGATAAGAGGCGAGGGAGAGCACAGGGGTAGAGAGGTGCTGCCTCTCATCactcaccccctctgccccttctccctgcccccgctGCATTCAGACAGCACCATTAGCAAAGACTGATTCTCACAGGGCCTTTTGTTGGAAGCCTGGATTTCCCACCTCTGCTACAGCAGCATCAGCCTCTGAGAGGGAAGCTGCgctgcctagtggatagagctctggcctggaactcaggagacctaagctctattcccaactctgccagcaGCTTGCGGGGTGACCCGAGACAAATCTGTGCCTTCCAGAGAGGGAATAAATGGGGGGTGATAATATCAGCCTCCGAGTGTCTGTTTAGGGCAGGAGAAGTGGTTGGGATTAGCTAGTGCGTCTCCTTTGTTCCGCCTCCCCTTTTGTAGCCTAGACTGACCCATAGTGGTTTATTCCAACCCCTATTAGCAAAGTGATCGTTAGAGTCACTAAGTGCTCCCTTTGGAGTGAGATTGTGTCATTCCCATATATTAAATTAGTTTGACAGGTTGTAGCTCAGGTTTATTGGGGACTTCAAAAGACAAATAATCACTTGCCAAAATAGTCctttctgattttcttttcacATTTCCCTAGGCTCTGTCATGAGTCTTTCTTGATCTTTGAACCGTGAAAATGACCAGTATCTATCCGAGAGTCAGAGACTGAAATGGGGAAGGAAGTGACTGCCTGATCCCTGCAGAGATGTGTGATACATTCAGGAGTGGGGAGAGTGTGGGTGGACAGGGCCTTGAAAGGGCGCTGTTTGCTTTTGCGAGCCAGAGAGCTGAGTCTGAGAACTGTGAACTCACTGCACatgtcccagagagagagaggaaatgtcCTACAAGTGCTGGGTAAAGTCGTCCTTGAACTCTAAAGGGCTATCAATGATGCTCCAAAAGGATTGATGTTGAGAGGAGTCGGCGTCTCCCCATTGCTGAGAGGAGGAGGCCGGGCAAATGCCTCTCATGGATTGTTAGCGCTTTTCTACCAGCTTTAACTTGTTCCTCTTCCCTGGGGCGCATGTGTGGCTGGAGCACCAGTATGCTGAGCTGGGGCTGAAATGCACCGTGCCGAGCTGGGCGTTGGattgggcggggggggcaggatttAGCTTTTATTTCTTGCTTTGAAAAGAATAAAGTAGAATTTAGTTTCTCAAACTCCCAGCGTCCCTTGTCTTGAATAATGGGGATGAAGGGGAATGGTCTTTAATGGACTCCGCGGCTTTCTGGCTGTCACCCATTGACGCAGCTGGGGAAAAGGCTggtattctggggtgtattaacgtGAGTGTTGTAGGAGGTCGTTGTCCCACTCTGCTCGGccctggggaggcctcagctggagtcctgtgtccagttctgggcaccacacactttcagaaagatgaggacaaattggattgagtcctgaggagagcaacaaaaatggcaaaaggtttagaaaacccgaCCTGTGGGGGGAGGTTAAAAAACGTGTGTCTATTACtcttgagaaaagcagactgGGGATGGTCTGCAGCCATGCTAAGGGCTGTTATAGAGACTGGGGATCAGTTGTGCTCCATGGCCACTGAAGATAGGATGAGAAGTAAAAGTGTTaagctgcagcaagagagatttaggttcgatattaggaaaactttttaaTCCTACAGGtatttaagctctggaatagctTCCAAGGAAGCTTGTAGTGTCCTCAGCATTGGAGGGTGTtggggtttttgtgtgtttttggttttttaagcCCCTTGCAGGTGTTATTTCACCATCCCTGAGCTCCAAAGACTGCAGGTTCCGGCTTTGACATTTTCTCAGAGTGCCCAGGACCGTGAATCTCCTTGTTACCCCCCTGCCTCAGTGCGAGGGGGACGTGTTGCTGCTGAACTGGGTGTCAATTCCCTGTCACCTCCAGCCTTTAGCTCCCCACACAAACTCCCCAGGGCTCTGCCATTCCTTACTTTGCCATGCAGGTTAACACTAGGTGCAACCTCGTCCTCCAGCTCCTCTGATGTGTCCTGCAGTGTCCAGCACCTCTCCACTAGACACTCAGAAATTCCCAGGTAAGCCGTCCCTAAAGGGACCA
The window above is part of the Chrysemys picta bellii isolate R12L10 chromosome 12, ASM1138683v2, whole genome shotgun sequence genome. Proteins encoded here:
- the LOC101953695 gene encoding zinc finger protein 420-like isoform X4 — protein: MAVMEPAQMPVTFEEVAVYFTEVQGALLKPRQRGLYRDVMQENYEMVTLLGFPIPKPDLIARLERGEEPWVLDLQNAKERESLRGTCTAGDRTVSENKEKNQQQEGPEKVKSQERFLRIAEGNFSQCLEQGNAWGDRHRSEMQLGNYPMKKLDESIPCDGGCKDPKEVTDQQTSHNKEKPYKCLDCGISFSKSSSLIQHGRIHTGERPYKCIECGKGFIESSSLTKHERIHRGERPYKCLECGKSFSMKSTLNTHEKTHTGEKPHKCLDCGKTFGQNSYLIEHRRIHTGERPYKCLYCGKTFSQRSHIIKHQRIHTGDKPYKCLNCGQSFVDRTKLNNHLRIHTGEKPYKCLECGKSFIQKSQLIIHQRVHTGERPYKCLECGKSFSQSSKLITHQRTHTGERPYKCLECGKSFMESSSLIRHGRIHTGERAYKCPECEKNFTENRSLIKHRRIHTGERPFTCLECGKGFIESSSLTKHGRIHTGERPYKCLECGKSFSVKSALNIHQKTHTGEKPHKCLDCGKTFSQISYLIKHGRTHTGERPYKCLDCGKTFSQRSYLIKHGRIHTGERPYKCLDCEKVFNERSALIRHERTHMEEKPHKCLDCGKSFIQTSQLIIHQRVHTGERPFKCCECGESFIQNSKLITHQQIHTGERPYKCLECGKGFSQSSTLITHQRTHTGEKPYGCLECGKGFIASSALTKHRRTHTGERPYKCLECGKSFSVKSALNMHQKTHTGEKLHICLDCGKSFSQRSYLTKHGKIHTGERPYKHLDCGESFSKSSELTKHESIHKGERP